A single Brassica rapa cultivar Chiifu-401-42 chromosome A04, CAAS_Brap_v3.01, whole genome shotgun sequence DNA region contains:
- the LOC103863636 gene encoding probable ADP-ribosylation factor GTPase-activating protein AGD14 isoform X3: protein MAGGGVKEDEKNERIIRSLLKLPDNKRCINCNSLGPQYVCTTFWTFVCTNCSGIHREFTHRVKSISMAKFTSQEVSALKEGGNQHAKDIYFKGLDQQRQSAPDGSNVERLRDFIRQVYVNKRYTNDDKPPRGPMGDNETRSSSGSRSPPYEDAYERRYSDRSSPGGMSPGFEQGNRKSPSRPEVLNDWRREDRFGGRKKTEEESHSPEQVKDLGSSSPPIARPVREILGDSVIPLRVIEPPKPQVNRNSDSSVFAKPAASSSSLTTTNENPPEVKMETAMSLIDFDADPEPPAPSVAIQAPISATHQPAPPAQPASASNDNWASFDAAPITPSLNVSQPPPSGNSVDSLLSQLAAPSSGPVQTSTLSSGPAHLGHSTSQIFAPPPNGQSNEQPWNTGLSSNVQRSMSAPSLHPLQGVPSEVKSSGRTELPADLFTATYQSYHAAAPGWQAGPPHGMHYGMPYGMQQYNNTMNVPQPARSMNPFDLSSEPPSVTQTETMFPSMASLQGALPPSGMMPSQGLHNHFSMPPQVSGHPSAMPPRYISPQIPGSMPPSSLRPIGNMGAPYDTQQTYQIFGSPFAANSSNPPSFPLGGNPFG from the exons ATGGCTGGTGGTGGAGTGAAAGAAGACGAGAAGAACGAGCGGATTATCAGGAGTCTTCTCAAACTTCCCGATAACAAGAGGTGTATTAACTGCAACAGCctt GGACCTCAATATGTTTGCACTACTTTCTGGACTTTCGTTTGTACCAACTGCAGTGGAATTCA CCGTGAGTTTACTCATCGTGTTAAATCGATTTCAATGGCGAAGTTCACCTCACAAGAAGTTTCTGCTCTAAAAGAAGGTGGCAATCAG CATGCTAaggatatttattttaaaggaCTGGATCAACAGAGGCAGTCAGCACCTGACGGAAG TAATGTAGAGCGGTTAAGGGACTTCATCAGACAGGTCTATGTGAATAAAAGATACACGAATGATGACAAGCCTCCAAGAGGACCGATG GGCGATAATGAGACACGAAGTTCTAGTGGGTCACGAAGTCCGCCATATGAAGATGCATATGAGCGTCGTTACAGTGACAGATCAAGTCCTGGTGGGATGAGTCCAGGGTTCGAGCAAGGTAACAGGAAAAGCCCTTCTCGTCCGGAGGTCTTGAATGATTGGCGCAGAGAGGATAGATTTGGgggaagaaaaaaaactgaagAAGAGTCACATTCACCTGAGCAAGTAAAAGACTTGGGTTCATCTAGCCCTCCTATAGCTCGACCCGTCAGGGAAATCTTGGGTGACAGTGTTATTCCTCTTCGCGTCATAGAACCTCCAAAACCCCAAGTCAACCGAAATAGTGATTCTTCAGTGTTTGCAAAG CCCGCTGCATCATCGAGTAGTTTAACCACCACAAATGAGAATCCACCGGAAGTGAAGATGGAGACTGCTATGAGCTTGATTGATTTTGATGCTGATCCCGAACCTCCTGCTCCATCTGTTGCAATACAAGCACCAATATCGGCCACACATCAACCTGCTCCTCCTGCCCAGCCAGCAAGTGCAAGTAATGATAATTGGGCATCTTTCGATGCGGCGCCCATTACTCCTAGTCTTAATGTATCCCAGCCACCACCCAGTGGAAACTCTGTGGATTCACTTCTCTCTCAGTTGGCAGCGCCTTCATCTGGGCCAGTTCAGACATCTACACTATCTAGTGGGCCAGCGCATCTTGGTCATTCCACGTCACAAATCTTTGCACCACCTCCAAATGGACAATCAAATGAACAG CCATGGAACACAGGACTTTCATCTAATGTACAAAGGTCAATGAGTGCACCATCATTGCATCCTCTTCAAGGAGTTCCTTCTGAAGTTAAATCATCCGGAAGAACAGAATTACCTGCG GATTTATTCACTGCTACCTACCAATCATACCATGCAGCAGCGCCCGGGTGGCAAGCTGGTCCACCTCATGGCATGCACTATGGCATGCCCTATGGCATGCAGCAATATAATAACACCATG AATGTTCCCCAACCAGCCAGGTCAATGAACCCTTTTGACTTAAGCTCTGAGCCACCGTCAGTGACACAAACA GAAACCATGTTCCCTTCCATGGCGTCTCTTCAAGGTGCATTGCCTCCTTCCGGTATGATGCCTTCTCAAGGATTACACAATCATTTCAGTATGCCCCCTCAAGTCTCAGGTCATCCATCGGCAATGCCACCAA GGTACATATCTCCTCAAATACCAGGAAGCATGCCACCTAG CAGCTTACGCCCAATTGGAAACATGGGCGCTCCATATGACACTCAACAAACATATCAAATTTTTGGAAGCCCATTTGCTGCAAATTCTTCGAACCCACCTTCTTTCCCTTTAGGAGGAAACCCGTTTGGGTAA
- the LOC103863636 gene encoding probable ADP-ribosylation factor GTPase-activating protein AGD14 isoform X1, with protein sequence MAGGGVKEDEKNERIIRSLLKLPDNKRCINCNSLGPQYVCTTFWTFVCTNCSGIHREFTHRVKSISMAKFTSQEVSALKEGGNQHAKDIYFKGLDQQRQSAPDGSNVERLRDFIRQVYVNKRYTNDDKPPRGPMGDNETRSSSGSRSPPYEDAYERRYSDRSSPGGMSPGFEQGNRKSPSRPEVLNDWRREDRFGGRKKTEEESHSPEQVKDLGSSSPPIARPVREILGDSVIPLRVIEPPKPQVNRNSDSSVFAKPAASSSSLTTTNENPPEVKMETAMSLIDFDADPEPPAPSVAIQAPISATHQPAPPAQPASASNDNWASFDAAPITPSLNVSQPPPSGNSVDSLLSQLAAPSSGPVQTSTLSSGPAHLGHSTSQIFAPPPNGQSNEQPWNTGLSSNVQRSMSAPSLHPLQGVPSEVKSSGRTELPADLFTATYQSYHAAAPGWQAGPPHGMHYGMPYGMQQYNNTMPYQNVPQPARSMNPFDLSSEPPSVTQTETMFPSMASLQGALPPSGMMPSQGLHNHFSMPPQVSGHPSAMPPRYISPQIPGSMPPSSLRPIGNMGAPYDTQQTYQIFGSPFAANSSNPPSFPLGGNPFG encoded by the exons ATGGCTGGTGGTGGAGTGAAAGAAGACGAGAAGAACGAGCGGATTATCAGGAGTCTTCTCAAACTTCCCGATAACAAGAGGTGTATTAACTGCAACAGCctt GGACCTCAATATGTTTGCACTACTTTCTGGACTTTCGTTTGTACCAACTGCAGTGGAATTCA CCGTGAGTTTACTCATCGTGTTAAATCGATTTCAATGGCGAAGTTCACCTCACAAGAAGTTTCTGCTCTAAAAGAAGGTGGCAATCAG CATGCTAaggatatttattttaaaggaCTGGATCAACAGAGGCAGTCAGCACCTGACGGAAG TAATGTAGAGCGGTTAAGGGACTTCATCAGACAGGTCTATGTGAATAAAAGATACACGAATGATGACAAGCCTCCAAGAGGACCGATG GGCGATAATGAGACACGAAGTTCTAGTGGGTCACGAAGTCCGCCATATGAAGATGCATATGAGCGTCGTTACAGTGACAGATCAAGTCCTGGTGGGATGAGTCCAGGGTTCGAGCAAGGTAACAGGAAAAGCCCTTCTCGTCCGGAGGTCTTGAATGATTGGCGCAGAGAGGATAGATTTGGgggaagaaaaaaaactgaagAAGAGTCACATTCACCTGAGCAAGTAAAAGACTTGGGTTCATCTAGCCCTCCTATAGCTCGACCCGTCAGGGAAATCTTGGGTGACAGTGTTATTCCTCTTCGCGTCATAGAACCTCCAAAACCCCAAGTCAACCGAAATAGTGATTCTTCAGTGTTTGCAAAG CCCGCTGCATCATCGAGTAGTTTAACCACCACAAATGAGAATCCACCGGAAGTGAAGATGGAGACTGCTATGAGCTTGATTGATTTTGATGCTGATCCCGAACCTCCTGCTCCATCTGTTGCAATACAAGCACCAATATCGGCCACACATCAACCTGCTCCTCCTGCCCAGCCAGCAAGTGCAAGTAATGATAATTGGGCATCTTTCGATGCGGCGCCCATTACTCCTAGTCTTAATGTATCCCAGCCACCACCCAGTGGAAACTCTGTGGATTCACTTCTCTCTCAGTTGGCAGCGCCTTCATCTGGGCCAGTTCAGACATCTACACTATCTAGTGGGCCAGCGCATCTTGGTCATTCCACGTCACAAATCTTTGCACCACCTCCAAATGGACAATCAAATGAACAG CCATGGAACACAGGACTTTCATCTAATGTACAAAGGTCAATGAGTGCACCATCATTGCATCCTCTTCAAGGAGTTCCTTCTGAAGTTAAATCATCCGGAAGAACAGAATTACCTGCG GATTTATTCACTGCTACCTACCAATCATACCATGCAGCAGCGCCCGGGTGGCAAGCTGGTCCACCTCATGGCATGCACTATGGCATGCCCTATGGCATGCAGCAATATAATAACACCATG CCTTATCAGAATGTTCCCCAACCAGCCAGGTCAATGAACCCTTTTGACTTAAGCTCTGAGCCACCGTCAGTGACACAAACA GAAACCATGTTCCCTTCCATGGCGTCTCTTCAAGGTGCATTGCCTCCTTCCGGTATGATGCCTTCTCAAGGATTACACAATCATTTCAGTATGCCCCCTCAAGTCTCAGGTCATCCATCGGCAATGCCACCAA GGTACATATCTCCTCAAATACCAGGAAGCATGCCACCTAG CAGCTTACGCCCAATTGGAAACATGGGCGCTCCATATGACACTCAACAAACATATCAAATTTTTGGAAGCCCATTTGCTGCAAATTCTTCGAACCCACCTTCTTTCCCTTTAGGAGGAAACCCGTTTGGGTAA
- the LOC103863636 gene encoding probable ADP-ribosylation factor GTPase-activating protein AGD14 isoform X2: MAGGGVKEDEKNERIIRSLLKLPDNKRCINCNSLGPQYVCTTFWTFVCTNCSGIHREFTHRVKSISMAKFTSQEVSALKEGGNQHAKDIYFKGLDQQRQSAPDGSNVERLRDFIRQVYVNKRYTNDDKPPRGPMGDNETRSSSGSRSPPYEDAYERRYSDRSSPGGMSPGFEQGNRKSPSRPEVLNDWRREDRFGGRKKTEEESHSPEQVKDLGSSSPPIARPVREILGDSVIPLRVIEPPKPQVNRNSDSSVFAKPAASSSSLTTTNENPPEVKMETAMSLIDFDADPEPPAPSVAIQAPISATHQPAPPAQPASASNDNWASFDAAPITPSLNVSQPPPSGNSVDSLLSQLAAPSSGPVQTSTLSSGPAHLGHSTSQIFAPPPNGQSNEQPWNTGLSSNVQRSMSAPSLHPLQGVPSEVKSSGRTELPADLFTATYQSYHAAAPGWQAGPPHGMHYGMPYGMQQYNNTMPYQNVPQPARSMNPFDLSSEPPSVTQTETMFPSMASLQGALPPSGMMPSQGLHNHFSMPPQVSGHPSAMPPRYISPQIPGSMPPSLRPIGNMGAPYDTQQTYQIFGSPFAANSSNPPSFPLGGNPFG, encoded by the exons ATGGCTGGTGGTGGAGTGAAAGAAGACGAGAAGAACGAGCGGATTATCAGGAGTCTTCTCAAACTTCCCGATAACAAGAGGTGTATTAACTGCAACAGCctt GGACCTCAATATGTTTGCACTACTTTCTGGACTTTCGTTTGTACCAACTGCAGTGGAATTCA CCGTGAGTTTACTCATCGTGTTAAATCGATTTCAATGGCGAAGTTCACCTCACAAGAAGTTTCTGCTCTAAAAGAAGGTGGCAATCAG CATGCTAaggatatttattttaaaggaCTGGATCAACAGAGGCAGTCAGCACCTGACGGAAG TAATGTAGAGCGGTTAAGGGACTTCATCAGACAGGTCTATGTGAATAAAAGATACACGAATGATGACAAGCCTCCAAGAGGACCGATG GGCGATAATGAGACACGAAGTTCTAGTGGGTCACGAAGTCCGCCATATGAAGATGCATATGAGCGTCGTTACAGTGACAGATCAAGTCCTGGTGGGATGAGTCCAGGGTTCGAGCAAGGTAACAGGAAAAGCCCTTCTCGTCCGGAGGTCTTGAATGATTGGCGCAGAGAGGATAGATTTGGgggaagaaaaaaaactgaagAAGAGTCACATTCACCTGAGCAAGTAAAAGACTTGGGTTCATCTAGCCCTCCTATAGCTCGACCCGTCAGGGAAATCTTGGGTGACAGTGTTATTCCTCTTCGCGTCATAGAACCTCCAAAACCCCAAGTCAACCGAAATAGTGATTCTTCAGTGTTTGCAAAG CCCGCTGCATCATCGAGTAGTTTAACCACCACAAATGAGAATCCACCGGAAGTGAAGATGGAGACTGCTATGAGCTTGATTGATTTTGATGCTGATCCCGAACCTCCTGCTCCATCTGTTGCAATACAAGCACCAATATCGGCCACACATCAACCTGCTCCTCCTGCCCAGCCAGCAAGTGCAAGTAATGATAATTGGGCATCTTTCGATGCGGCGCCCATTACTCCTAGTCTTAATGTATCCCAGCCACCACCCAGTGGAAACTCTGTGGATTCACTTCTCTCTCAGTTGGCAGCGCCTTCATCTGGGCCAGTTCAGACATCTACACTATCTAGTGGGCCAGCGCATCTTGGTCATTCCACGTCACAAATCTTTGCACCACCTCCAAATGGACAATCAAATGAACAG CCATGGAACACAGGACTTTCATCTAATGTACAAAGGTCAATGAGTGCACCATCATTGCATCCTCTTCAAGGAGTTCCTTCTGAAGTTAAATCATCCGGAAGAACAGAATTACCTGCG GATTTATTCACTGCTACCTACCAATCATACCATGCAGCAGCGCCCGGGTGGCAAGCTGGTCCACCTCATGGCATGCACTATGGCATGCCCTATGGCATGCAGCAATATAATAACACCATG CCTTATCAGAATGTTCCCCAACCAGCCAGGTCAATGAACCCTTTTGACTTAAGCTCTGAGCCACCGTCAGTGACACAAACA GAAACCATGTTCCCTTCCATGGCGTCTCTTCAAGGTGCATTGCCTCCTTCCGGTATGATGCCTTCTCAAGGATTACACAATCATTTCAGTATGCCCCCTCAAGTCTCAGGTCATCCATCGGCAATGCCACCAA GGTACATATCTCCTCAAATACCAGGAAGCATGCCACCTAG CTTACGCCCAATTGGAAACATGGGCGCTCCATATGACACTCAACAAACATATCAAATTTTTGGAAGCCCATTTGCTGCAAATTCTTCGAACCCACCTTCTTTCCCTTTAGGAGGAAACCCGTTTGGGTAA
- the LOC103863636 gene encoding probable ADP-ribosylation factor GTPase-activating protein AGD14 isoform X4, which produces MAKFTSQEVSALKEGGNQHAKDIYFKGLDQQRQSAPDGSNVERLRDFIRQVYVNKRYTNDDKPPRGPMGDNETRSSSGSRSPPYEDAYERRYSDRSSPGGMSPGFEQGNRKSPSRPEVLNDWRREDRFGGRKKTEEESHSPEQVKDLGSSSPPIARPVREILGDSVIPLRVIEPPKPQVNRNSDSSVFAKPAASSSSLTTTNENPPEVKMETAMSLIDFDADPEPPAPSVAIQAPISATHQPAPPAQPASASNDNWASFDAAPITPSLNVSQPPPSGNSVDSLLSQLAAPSSGPVQTSTLSSGPAHLGHSTSQIFAPPPNGQSNEQPWNTGLSSNVQRSMSAPSLHPLQGVPSEVKSSGRTELPADLFTATYQSYHAAAPGWQAGPPHGMHYGMPYGMQQYNNTMPYQNVPQPARSMNPFDLSSEPPSVTQTETMFPSMASLQGALPPSGMMPSQGLHNHFSMPPQVSGHPSAMPPRYISPQIPGSMPPSSLRPIGNMGAPYDTQQTYQIFGSPFAANSSNPPSFPLGGNPFG; this is translated from the exons ATGGCGAAGTTCACCTCACAAGAAGTTTCTGCTCTAAAAGAAGGTGGCAATCAG CATGCTAaggatatttattttaaaggaCTGGATCAACAGAGGCAGTCAGCACCTGACGGAAG TAATGTAGAGCGGTTAAGGGACTTCATCAGACAGGTCTATGTGAATAAAAGATACACGAATGATGACAAGCCTCCAAGAGGACCGATG GGCGATAATGAGACACGAAGTTCTAGTGGGTCACGAAGTCCGCCATATGAAGATGCATATGAGCGTCGTTACAGTGACAGATCAAGTCCTGGTGGGATGAGTCCAGGGTTCGAGCAAGGTAACAGGAAAAGCCCTTCTCGTCCGGAGGTCTTGAATGATTGGCGCAGAGAGGATAGATTTGGgggaagaaaaaaaactgaagAAGAGTCACATTCACCTGAGCAAGTAAAAGACTTGGGTTCATCTAGCCCTCCTATAGCTCGACCCGTCAGGGAAATCTTGGGTGACAGTGTTATTCCTCTTCGCGTCATAGAACCTCCAAAACCCCAAGTCAACCGAAATAGTGATTCTTCAGTGTTTGCAAAG CCCGCTGCATCATCGAGTAGTTTAACCACCACAAATGAGAATCCACCGGAAGTGAAGATGGAGACTGCTATGAGCTTGATTGATTTTGATGCTGATCCCGAACCTCCTGCTCCATCTGTTGCAATACAAGCACCAATATCGGCCACACATCAACCTGCTCCTCCTGCCCAGCCAGCAAGTGCAAGTAATGATAATTGGGCATCTTTCGATGCGGCGCCCATTACTCCTAGTCTTAATGTATCCCAGCCACCACCCAGTGGAAACTCTGTGGATTCACTTCTCTCTCAGTTGGCAGCGCCTTCATCTGGGCCAGTTCAGACATCTACACTATCTAGTGGGCCAGCGCATCTTGGTCATTCCACGTCACAAATCTTTGCACCACCTCCAAATGGACAATCAAATGAACAG CCATGGAACACAGGACTTTCATCTAATGTACAAAGGTCAATGAGTGCACCATCATTGCATCCTCTTCAAGGAGTTCCTTCTGAAGTTAAATCATCCGGAAGAACAGAATTACCTGCG GATTTATTCACTGCTACCTACCAATCATACCATGCAGCAGCGCCCGGGTGGCAAGCTGGTCCACCTCATGGCATGCACTATGGCATGCCCTATGGCATGCAGCAATATAATAACACCATG CCTTATCAGAATGTTCCCCAACCAGCCAGGTCAATGAACCCTTTTGACTTAAGCTCTGAGCCACCGTCAGTGACACAAACA GAAACCATGTTCCCTTCCATGGCGTCTCTTCAAGGTGCATTGCCTCCTTCCGGTATGATGCCTTCTCAAGGATTACACAATCATTTCAGTATGCCCCCTCAAGTCTCAGGTCATCCATCGGCAATGCCACCAA GGTACATATCTCCTCAAATACCAGGAAGCATGCCACCTAG CAGCTTACGCCCAATTGGAAACATGGGCGCTCCATATGACACTCAACAAACATATCAAATTTTTGGAAGCCCATTTGCTGCAAATTCTTCGAACCCACCTTCTTTCCCTTTAGGAGGAAACCCGTTTGGGTAA